In Vespula vulgaris chromosome 19, iyVesVulg1.1, whole genome shotgun sequence, a single genomic region encodes these proteins:
- the LOC127070605 gene encoding mushroom body large-type Kenyon cell-specific protein 1 isoform X1, whose translation MADCPYARCIQERRHIRRELLRWTKNMVFVVGLERVAEELMGRRRWKQYQDTLYSGTRISESTTTTTTAAQPLHRLYPALSPSCNPVLGNLGQIGPAHLLHPAPSPTVTPAGATTVLATGLATGLATGVTTGVATGVATGVAGVPGSLVAATATTATVVPTVGHLKQDVSSLQRHHPQNHHHHRHPHSHLHTPSLLAQDQLYQQKQQQQQQQQQEESRRLRPEEIKIEADEEESGEASGGGGGGGIVVRENARTADLATSTTSTQTTNTGTVTTTSTTTTTTATTTTTTTTTSTSTTTCVATSTASATSTNLLSSRRRRRARRQNDGEEADEAEEEEEGEEEEGNEEEDSRTREEPEKRLKLDEDVDRSVSPHRTDIERASRNPSATNGTDDNAEGTKERTGELALERIPVTQALLRVKKEEELQEAPGLGIERTTTPASDSEGTRRVGGAGGGGGCGVISNEAEITAKTIVPPFLLASRRTSPPPEDWKPLDKCYFCLDGKLPHDDQAPLSPQSDSSSSSRSVESPMSVQVDPMAASVVAAALSGTYPTLLPQWCLPPREAPLVGVQAHQDSATSVDQPLDLSAKPKNSQDNNISPLEQQKIPLRMPTGIDSKSIFNSCYRAKPRIAVPVTAAAAAVAAAAVVGAGGSVSRKTYTEEELQAALRDIQSGKLGTRRAAVIYGIPRSTLRNKVYKLAMERERDASLSSTHSHPHESGAPATTTTTITTTTTITTTTPPNTTQNATTPPPQVDEFNTRPLGVREVARLEVDEKELSGAEEEKEVEKALLKPLLSLEDLVRFSALEGSGGDSLRTLLQRGQDAGQEWPGLEHANIGPYIQKMLAAAAPFKGIETQDYRIPEVMRRLMSEDKRLSKSVNGDQGQAQHQQQQQLQHHQHHHHSVSAVGHQQSSGPQTGVQSVTQQQTHQHLRAPMTNDDFNPSIEEEASDSAQGRAILKIPSYKPASTPGCSSNKNGEPTSAAFAQGFAATASSPNLLERASPAFSGTSSPTNSLVGKAVPVNFRDVIAKSISVKFQEGQQAGVTAGLAACQGSTVVQPQQPMMPEPSPFKRGRYTPPQPAPPVQQAQQNKPQSQEANKPKPGTGGKGTRPKRGKYRNYDRDSLVEAVRAVQRGEMSVHRAGSYYGVPHSTLEYKVKERHLMRPRKRDQKQPDDKTKDGTSTTTAAAAAAAAAAAAAAMRPGATDKKAPLKTQKPFAPASGIPGPNGLKMPPFMEGMPHLPFPPFNFWSPAPFLPSPFMPGAANVPTILPEQYFASQRMRGLQEQQRSAAIVQQQPHQQHSQREREAGATVSSTETPGTSTARNATIAKAPREITESLYDGSGANGSFLDNLIRSSLETGIPRDQRVLTETRSQQQQTSSSSSTSSSSSSQQQQQQQQQQQQQQQQQQQQQQQQHPETMSGKALIDQLCRNSRRTPLPRITQDSSEDESYRGPSGTPGRLERVPERPERVPTVDLSPSPSERARTDDGSDRLTSPPTPLSISRAGSRDEDSTRDSRLDRASREREVHNGAAQEDRGALGTQQQQQLNHYPDLHNLYAVSTDKKSACDSKLIVDHSSQKTQQQQQQQQQQKEYAAVSGLVVQLQRGYNTGSSRSAEQTNSQQPAEQRGPVIGMEDSVEQ comes from the exons GTCTGGAACGAGTAGCGGAGGAGTTGATGGGCCGTAGGAGATGGAAGCAATATCAGGACACCCTGTACAGCGGCACGCGCATCAGCGaatcaacgacgacgacgacgacagcgGCACAGCCCCTCCATCGGCTTTACCCGGCGTTGTCACCGTCTTGCAATCCGGTGCTCGGAAATCTGGGCCAGATCGGGCCAGCTCACCTGCTTCATCCAGCGCCGTCGCCAACCGTTACGCCGGCGGGAGCTACGACGGTTCTTGCGACGGGTTTAGCGACGGGCCTGGCAACGGGGGTGACGACGGGGGTAGCGACGGGGGTCGCTACGGGGGTGGCAGGAGTGCCTGGGAGCTTGGTCGCTGCCACGGCTACGACGGCCACCGTCGTACCCACGGTCGGTCACCTCAAACAGGACGTCTCTTCTCTTCAGAGGCATCATCCTCagaatcatcatcatcatcgacaTCCTCACTCTCATCTCCACACGCCGTCCTTGCTGGCCCAGGATCAGCTCTATCAGCaaaagcagcagcagcagcagcagcagcagcaagaAGAATCCAGACGTTTGAGACCGGAGGAAATAAAGATCGAAGCGGACGAAGAAGAGTCCGGAGAAGccagtggtggtggtggtggtggtggtatcGTCGTACGAGAGAACGCGAGGACAGCGGATTTGGCGACGAGTACGACCTCGACGCAAACGACGAATACGGGTACGgtgacgacgacgtcgacgacgacgacaacgacggcaACGACGACCACGACCACGACCACGACGAGCACGTCGACGACAACGTGCGTCGCGACGTCGACCGCATCGGCTACATCGACGAATCTGCTCTCGTCGAGAAGACGGCGTCGAGCGAGAAGACAAAACGACGGGGAGGAGGCCGACGAGgccgaggaggaggaggagggagaggaggaggaagggaaCGAGGAGGAGGATTCGAGGACGCGAGAGGAACCGGAAAAGCGGTTGAAACTCGACGAGGACGTCGATAGGTCCGTCAGTCCTCACAGAACGGATATAGAACGAGCGTCTCGCAATCCTTCGGCTACCAACGGCACGGACGACAACGCGGAAGGGACCAAG GAGCGGACAGGGGAGCTCGCGTTGGAGCGGATACCAGTGACGCAAGCTTTActgagagtaaaaaaagaagaggagttACAGGAGGCGCCAGGTTTAGGAATCGAAAGGACGACGACACCGGCATCCGATTCGGAAGGGACCAGAAGAGTCGGAGGAGCTGGCGGGGGTGGTGGTTGCGGTGTCATCTCGAACGAGGCTGAAATCACGGCGAAAACTATCGTTCCGCCGTTTCTTCTAGCGAGTCGACGCACCAGTCCACCGCCGGAAGATTGGAAGCCTCTCGACAAGTGCTACTTCTGCCTCGATGGCAAGCTGCCCCACGACGATCAAGCGCCGCTC AGTCCACAGAGCGACAGCAGCAGTAGTTCGCGATCGGTGGAGTCACCGATGTCGGTCCAAGTCGACCCAATGGCGGCGTCCGTCGTCGCGGCCGCTCTCAGCGGTACTTACCCGACTTTATTGCCTCAGTGGTGCTTACCACCAAGAGAGGCACCTCTCGTCGGGGTACAGGCTCATCAGGACAGTGCCACGTCGGTCGATCAACCACTCGATCTCTCGGCGAAACCGAAAAATTCTCAG GATAACAACATATCTCCCCTGGAACAACAGAAAATACCTCTGAGGATGCCCACGGGTATCGACTCCAAGAGCATCTTCAA CTCGTGTTACCGCGCGAAACCGCGTATTGCCGTGCCGGTGACGGCAGCAGCGGCGGCTGTAGCGGCGGCGGCAGTGGTGGGTGCAGGGGGTAGCGTCAGCCGGAAGACTTACACCGAGGAGGAACTACAGGCTGCCCTAAGGGACATTCAGAGTGGAAAACTCGGCACGCGAAGGGCAGCCGTGATTTATGGGATACCACGAAGCACCCTACGCAACAAGGTCTACAAGCTTGCGATGGAGCGCGAAAGGGATGCGTCCCTCTCTAGCACCCATTCACACCCTCACGAGTCCGGCGCCCcagccaccaccaccaccaccatcaccaccaccaccaccatcaccactacaACACCACCAAATACGACCCAAAACGCGACCACTCCGCCCCCGCAAGTGGATGAG TTTAACACGCGGCCACTCGGCGTTCGCGAGGTTGCAAGACTCGAG GTGGACGAGAAGGAACTATCGGGAgcggaagaggaaaaagaggtcGAGAAGGCACTCCTGAAACCTTTGTTGTCGTTGGAAGACCTAGTAAGGTTTTCCGCGCTCGAAGGTAGCGGTGGAGATTCCCTGAGGACTCTGCTTCAGCGAGGACAGGATGCGGGTCAGGAATGGCCGGGTTTGGAGCACGCAAACATTGGTCCGTACATACAAAAAATGTTGGCCGCGGCAGCACCGTTCAAAG GAATAGAAACGCAAGACTACCGCATTCCGGAGGTGATGAGGAGGTTAATGAGCGAGGATAAGAGATTGAGTAAGAGCGTGAACGGAGATCAAGGACAGGCGCAGcatcagcaacaacagcagcttCAACATCAtcagcatcatcatcattcgGTATCGGCGGTGGGGCATCAACAGAGTAGCGGACCGCAAACGGGCGTGCAATCGGTGACGCAACAGCAAACGCATCAACATCTCCGGGCACCGATGACCAACGATGATTTTAATCCGAGCATCGAGGAAGAGGCGAGCGACAGTGCTCAAGGCAGAGCAATATTGAAGATTCCGTCCTACAAGCCAGCGAGTACGCCAGGTTGTTCGAGCAACAAGAACGGCGAACCGACCTCGGCTGCTTTCGCTCAGGGATTCGCGGCAACGGCTTCGAGTCCGAATCTTCTGGAACGTGCTAGCCCGGCGTTCTCGGGGACGAGCAGCCCGACGAACTCCCTGGTCGGCAAGGCGGTGCCTGTTAATTTTCGTGACGTCATCGCGAAGAGCATCAGCGTCAAGTTCCAAGAAGGACAACAGGCGGGCGTCACGGCTGGATTAGCGGCTTGTCAAGGGAGTACGGTGGTGCAGCCGCAGCAACCGATGATGCCCGAGCCGAGTCCGTTCAAGAGGGGCCGTTACACGCCACCTCAACCGGCGCCACCTGTCCAACAAGCGCAACAGAATAAGCCGCAAAGTCAGGAGGCCAACAAGCCGAAACCCGGTACCGGTGGTAAAGGAACCAGACCAAAACGCGGAAAGTATAGGAATTACGATAGAGATAGTCTCGTAGAAGCCGTGCGCGCGGTTCAACGAGGCGAGATGAGTGTTCATCGAGCTGGCAGCTACTACGGCGTGCCGCATTCCACCCTCGAGTACAAAGTTAAAGAACGCCATCTCATGAGGCCACGCAAGAG GGACCAGAAGCAACCGGACGACAAGACGAAAGACGGAACGAGTACGACGACGGCGGCAGCGGCGGCTGCAGCCGCGGCGGCGGCTGCTGCTGCGATGAGACCCGGTGCGACGGACAAGAAGGCACCGCTGAAGACTCAAAAGCCGTTCGCCCCGGCCAGCGGTATCCCCGGTCCTAACGGACTGAAGATGCCACCGTTCATGGAAGGCATGCCGCACTTACCTTTCCCACCTTTCAACTTTTGGAGTCCCGCCCCGTTCTTACCTTCGCCGTTCATGCCGGGCGCCGCTAACGTACCTACCATCCTTCCGGAGCAATACTTTGCGTCGCAAAGGATGCGCGGCCTGCAAGAACAACAGAGAAGCGCGGCGATAGTTCAACAACAGCCGCATCAACAGCACTCgcagcgagagagagaggccggGGCGACGGTCTCGAGCACGGAAACGCCTGGTACGTCGACCGCGAGAAACGCGACGATCGCGAAGGCACCGAGGGAAATAACGGAGAGCCTTTACGACGGCAGCGGAGCGAACGGAAGTTTCTTGGACAATCTGATAAGGTCGAGTCTCGAGACCGGCATACCCAGGGACCAGCGAGTCTTGACGGAAACGAGAAGTCAACAGCAAcaaacgtcgtcgtcgtcgtccacgtcgtcgtcgtcttcgtctcagcaacaacagcagcagcagcagcagcagcagcagcagcaacaacagcaacagcaacagcaacaacagcaacaccCAGAAACGATGAGCGGCAAGGCTCTGATCGATCAGCTATGTAGGAACTCGAGGAGGACACCGTTGCCGCGTATAACGCAAGACAGTAGCGAGGATGAGAGTTATAGGGGACCATCGGGAACCCCCGGTAGACTCGAGAGAGTACCAGAGAGACCGGAGAGGGTACCTACCGTTGATCTCAGCCCGTCGCCCTCCGAGAGGGCTCGTACCGACGACGGCAGCGATCGCTTGACCTCACCGCCAACGCCTCTTTCGATCTCCCGTGCGGGAAGCAGGGACGA